One genomic region from Haladaptatus caseinilyticus encodes:
- a CDS encoding VOC family protein codes for MTNDHPLTAQNVHHVGITVPDLDEAVDFFVDAIGCELLYQKGPFGDSDGDSMERRLDVHPDATASLAMLRCGPTMNLELFEWDAPDQDDTPPNNSDIGATHLGLQVEDIDVAIDGLGERDDVTMLDGPQTNDDGPTEGLTYIFCRVEWGLYLELLEAPERMPYADDTDERLYGPAPSWSHRPDHSD; via the coding sequence ATGACAAACGACCATCCGTTGACGGCACAAAACGTCCACCACGTTGGAATCACCGTTCCTGATCTCGATGAGGCAGTTGACTTCTTTGTTGATGCCATCGGGTGTGAATTGCTCTATCAGAAAGGGCCGTTCGGAGATTCCGATGGTGATTCGATGGAGCGTCGGTTGGATGTGCATCCTGATGCGACAGCCTCGCTTGCAATGTTGCGATGCGGTCCAACCATGAACCTTGAGCTGTTCGAGTGGGATGCTCCCGACCAGGACGATACGCCACCGAACAACTCCGACATCGGAGCGACGCATCTCGGCCTCCAGGTAGAGGATATCGACGTAGCAATAGATGGATTGGGAGAACGAGACGACGTCACGATGCTTGACGGGCCACAGACAAATGACGACGGGCCAACGGAGGGCTTGACCTACATATTTTGTCGAGTGGAGTGGGGATTGTATCTCGAACTCCTCGAAGCACCCGAGAGAATGCCATACGCTGACGATACTGACGAGCGACTATACGGTCCCGCGCCCTCGTGGAGCCACAGGCCCGATCACTCAGACTGA
- a CDS encoding class I SAM-dependent methyltransferase yields MGDFDGTPSFYTSDETFEKYLGQTSYYEALQKNVVELVSHAAPDRILEMGSGTGQTSVRLAEEMPTTGILGIDNRATVTEVSRNNAKKIGVSNLSFETADMTEYVKTVTSLPEMVVLLYSFHHIPDPLDQKVDFLEDCYTALPEGGYVCIAETFLKNDARDTAADRETQIRWANRGVEAFASTFWSALDGIDPAAIEHAQEVGEFSRKHELEAGDNVLTRDDEYLISMKWLVDHAQSVGFDVLLAEPVNAVGDGIVLLRK; encoded by the coding sequence ATGGGTGACTTCGATGGGACGCCGAGCTTTTACACTAGTGATGAGACGTTTGAGAAATACCTCGGACAAACGTCGTACTACGAGGCATTACAGAAGAACGTTGTAGAACTTGTCTCTCATGCGGCTCCTGACCGAATACTCGAAATGGGATCTGGAACAGGGCAAACCTCTGTCCGATTGGCTGAAGAAATGCCAACAACAGGGATACTCGGAATCGATAATCGAGCGACAGTCACCGAGGTTTCACGGAATAACGCGAAAAAAATCGGGGTGTCAAACCTATCGTTCGAAACAGCCGATATGACCGAGTACGTGAAAACAGTCACCTCACTCCCGGAAATGGTGGTGCTGTTGTATTCCTTCCACCACATCCCCGATCCACTCGACCAGAAAGTCGACTTTCTCGAAGATTGCTATACGGCCTTACCTGAGGGAGGCTACGTCTGTATCGCTGAAACGTTCTTGAAGAACGATGCTCGTGATACAGCGGCCGACCGTGAGACTCAGATACGGTGGGCAAATCGGGGCGTCGAGGCGTTTGCGTCCACGTTTTGGTCCGCACTCGACGGTATCGACCCGGCTGCCATCGAACACGCCCAGGAGGTCGGCGAGTTCTCCCGAAAGCATGAGTTAGAAGCCGGTGATAATGTCCTCACTCGTGATGATGAATACTTAATCAGTATGAAATGGCTCGTCGACCATGCCCAAAGCGTTGGCTTCGATGTCCTCCTCGCAGAGCCAGTGAATGCAGTCGGTGACGGGATCGTTCTCCTTCGAAAGTAA